A segment of the Desulfitobacterium dehalogenans ATCC 51507 genome:
ATTACGATTTGGAACGATTAAGGAACTTTGAACTTGTTCCTTTCGCAGAAGCCATTGCCAATGATGTGGATGCCATCATGCTGGCCCACATCTTGCTGCCGAAGATTGATCCGGATTACCCGGCATCCTTTTCGGAAGCTCTCATCAGTGATATCCTTCGTAAAGAGATGAGCTATGACGGGGTCGTCATTACGGATGATATGACCATGGGGGCTATTGTGGAGAATTATAGTATCGGTGAGGCCGCGGTGAAATCCATCCTGGCAGGCAGCGATATTGTACTGGTCTGCCATGATTTCGCTAAGGAAGAGGCTGTACTTAAGGAGATCCTTAATGCTGCGGAGACGGGTAAAATTCCATCGGACCGGATAGATGAAAGTGTTTACCGTGTCTTAAAGTTGAAAGAGAAGTATGCTTTAGCTGACCGACAAATAGACTCAGTGGATGTACAAGGTATCAACGCCGAAATTGAGCAGCTTTATAAAAATTATCCGGCTTTAAAAGGGTAGATTATAACAATTCAAAAAGGGAGCAAGCCTTGCCTGTATGCAAAAAGCTTGCTCCCTTTAAGCGTTTTTATAGACTGCAGCTCCAGCGCCCAATCAGCGCGGGACATAGCCTGTGACGGTCCAGATACCTGTCTCATCCTGACGTATTAAGCGTTCCAGATATACGGTTTTCACCGGACTATCGGATACTTGAATGACGGCTTTTTTGCCATCATTATCAGTCAGCTGGAGAGCATTGGTGTTTAAGGGCGGCTCGCCGGTAATCCCTTCCGGGGAGATCTTCAGAGCGACGAAGGTAAAAGCTACTTGGGTGGGATCGAGCTGCCAAGGACTACTCCCGGCATCCACTTGCTGTTGACTGTTTTTTACCACTTCCATATTAACCTCTACGGGAATCATATTCTGTGGGGGCGTTGCTCTGACTTGTGGGGTAAAGTTAAGGTTGGTGGAGAGTTGCTTCGCCAATTCTTCCACACGTTCTCCTTGAACAAAGATTTCCCGACCATCATGCTGCCAGCGCAGGCTATTGGGTAAGATTTCGAGAGGCCCGCCCTCTGCTTTCCCCAGGATAGCGAGGAGATTGGGAACGAAGGGTGTAGTGGCTTTGGCTTGAACTACTATGGTATCGCCAAAATCAAAAACCACACGGTTTGCTGAAGCAAAAATTCGTTGGGGAGTCTCCGAAAGCTGGGCAGAGGTCATTCCGCTGACTTTGAGGGCTTCCTCTAAGGATGCCACAGCTTTATCCGGGTTCTTGTCAATGACCTTATAATCCTGGGGAGGATTATAGGCAAAGATGTCATCTGTTAGGGTAGTGTTAGTTTCAAGGCTGACATAGGTGTAGGTGGTTTGCAGGGACTTTTGCATTGCTGTTTGAAGCTGTATGGGTAGATGGGTTTCCTGGTCAATCCATAGGGAGTAAGGAAGACCGCCGGGAGGTTGGATTTCAATATGGGTGGCAGCATGTCCTGTGATGGTGTCTTCCCCAATGATTTGGTGAGGATAGCGTAAAGCTTTGGCGGCTTCTTTTTGGAGATCAAAGTCGTGAGGATCCAGGTAAATGGGGAGGAGGGAGATTTCTTTGGCTGCGGGGTTTGTGCTCCAACGGATTTCTCCATTGTTCACAGTAAAAAGCCCATTCTGAGTTTTTGTGGCGTATTTTTCACCGTCGGACCAGATCTCCGTGCGGGTTAGGACTTGGCGCTCACCGGCTTCATTGGTACTGACCTTTTCAAGGACGCCATGATAATTTTGCAGCTGCTTCACAGATTCTTCCATAGCCATGACGATAGTTTGATTGGAACCGGACCAGGGAGAGAAGAGGATCAGGAAGACAAGGATGCTTGCTACAAGGCCTGCCCAAGGGATGAATCTCAGAGTACGGTAGTTAGATTTTGAAATGCTTTTTGAGTCACTGGCCATGGGCTCAAGCTTTTGCCAGAGGCTTGCCATGAATTCTTGACTGGGTTCTGAATCAAAAGCCTTAACCCTTTTGGCGAGTGATTGGAGCTCCTTATCCTCTTCTGTGATATCATAATCCTCAGGAGAGCTATTTCCATTTAAAGCGTCAATATAGTGATCAAGGAGCTCTTCAGGTGAGGGATGGTCCTTAGGATGATCGCTACTCATCACAAGTCTCCTCCTTTCTGTTGATAACTATGGATGTAAGAGCGTAGGGTCTGCAAGGCTCTATACTGCAGCCCGCGGATGGAGCTTTCACTGCGTCCCATAAGTGTGGCGGTTTCTTTGCGGGAATAGCCCTGAATAATGCGGTACTCCAAAATCTGACGATAATCAGAGGGAAGCTGATTCATCAGTTCATGTAGGGTGGAACGGTTCAGCCATTCTTCTTCGGGAGAGGGATACTCGGGCTCCGGGAGATGTTCAAGATGGTTTTGGGCTACTAATTTATGACGATAACGATCGGTCATAAGATTCCGGGCAATTTGCTTGAGATAGGCATAAGGCGGGAGGTTGCCTGAATCTTGCTTAAGACAGCGTAGATAGGTTTCTTGGGTAATGTCTTCAGTTTCCTCTTTACTTTGGAGTTGGGAGTAAATAAAACGATATAGCTTTGTTACAGTTTCTCGATACCAGCTCTCCATAGTGGAGGGCGGGGGGCCGGTTTTGGATTCCACAGGTTCACCTCCCTATAATATTTTTTGATTTTCTTTGAATATCTCGCTTTTTCATAGAATTCCTTACCAAACAAACTAGCTCACCACGGATAGAATTCGCATAGAATGCCTAATTCAGAGAATTTGGGTATAGCAAAGCAAACGTCTGCTTTTTTAGCATATGTTGGCCGTTGTAAACCCATTATTCTCACGGTGGTAAACCTCCCATGTCTAACAGGGTCAAGGTTAAAACCTGCCCTAAATTCCTTCGTTCCACCTATCCATGATTGGGTGTCAGTTATGCTCCTCAACCGAGTCATTGCTCTAATGGTGATTTATTCGACTGACTACCAGCTCTTGTGTCTTGTTAGGTTACCTGGATGACTCGCTTCTGTGGTGACGCTTTACCCACAGACCGTTTACTTTTTATGGTTTCTCTGCTATTCTGTTACGCTGCTAAATACTCAACTGGACGATGAATATCTTGAATCAGCTTTTTCGGGTCATAGTCTATACCCTTTGTTAATAGGGCATAGAACACCCGAATCAGTTTACAGCTTAAGGCTATTAACGATTGCTTCTTCTTCAGTGGATTCTTGGGCCTTGTCGTATAGTAGGTGTGTATCTCTGCAAACTCTGCGTTTTTGGCGACGAGCGGCATCACTGCTTGAAATAGAATCGCCCTCAACCGCGCTCGACCTCGCTTACTGATGGTGGTCTGTCCCTTGTGCTTGCCCGAGCTACTTTCTCGCAAGGCTAGGCCCGCTAGCTTTTGAATTTGCTTTGGAGAATTAAAGCGTCTAATATCTCCAACTTCGGAGAGAAAACCTGCCACGGTAACGAGGCCAACACCTTTAATTTCAAGCAACTTGGCTACTTCGGGTATCTGACGGCACAACCCATCGATGGTTTCAGTGACTGCCTCATATTGTGCTGTTTTAGTATGATAGTCTTGCAGTAATAGCTGGATTTCCATTCGGGAACAAGACTCTCCTTCGGTGCAACCAATGCTCTTCTGAGCAGCTTCATACAGGCTCTTAGCCCTTTTCATTCCCACTGCTCTCAATTTGTTGTCTCTCCAAATTCGGTTGATTCCTTCTGCTCCAAGTCTTTCAACATCCCTAGGTAGCGGGGCAACTTGCAATACCAGCATGCTACTCGTGGCATCAAACTTTCCAAACACCGTTTCATGCTCGGGAAAGTAGATTTTCAGCCACCGTTGAACACGATTTTTTATACTGTTCATTTCCTTTTGGATGCGCATCCTGCAGGCCATTGCTATTCGCAGTTCTGCATAGATCCCCTCCGGGATATAGGACTCATTGTATCTCCCCTCGATGACCAGCTTAGCGATGGTTTTGGGGTCCTTTGCATCCGTTTTGCTGGGGTGGTTGTCATCAAGCTCCTTACTACGCTTTACATGGAATGGGTTGACGAGGACCAGCTTAATGCTTTGCTCTTTTAGGTAGGATGCCAGGCCAAACCAGTAATGACCGGTTGGCTCTGCGCCTACCACTGTACAGTCCTTTTGTGCTTGCCTTTTTAAATGTTCAATCCATGCGTAGAAATCCTTGAATCCTTCAGCACTGTTTTCAAACTTGAATACCTTGCCTAGCTCGACTCCTCGCCAGTCGAAAGCCCTGGCGTAATGAAGCTCGCTGGCGATGTCCACTCCGATCACAATACTTCTTTCGGATAGTTGCTTTAGTTTCTCGTTTTGTGTAAAATTCATTGGGGATGACCTCCGTTATTTTGATTGGATTCTGTTGGCCAACAGTCCTTTCAAATTGTAACGTGAGGTCTTCTTTTTGACAAAGCTCATTTTTGACTACTACAGGAATGCTCCTCAATAACTTAAACGAGAATAGAGAGGAAAACGTCACGTTCTATTAAAACTTTTATTACTTCATCAGCGTCTTTATAGTAGAAAGAGAAAAGGACCTTCTCATGGATGAAGTGCACTTCAAAAGGAGTCAGGTATGTTTGATAAGAAAGAGCTAACAAGGGAAATTGAGAGCTATCTAATAGCGAATCAAGAATCTATTTATAGGCTTGCCTACAGTTATGTTAAACATCCGGAGGACGCTTTGGATGTAGTCCAGGAATCAATCATAAAAGCTATTTCCTCAGTGAACACCTTAAAGGATTCTCATAGTATGAAGTCCTGGGTGTATCGCATTGTCGTCAATACAGCTCTCGATTTCCTGCGTAAGCAGAAGCGCTTGGTTGTAGTGGATTCCGAAACCATCAGTACATATATCGATGAACCTGCTGCCGGATGTGAGGAAGGTTCTGATCTGGATTTAGCCTCCGCCCTGGAGAAATTATCTCCAGCTGAGCGCGGCCGCATCATTCTTCGGTATTATGAAGATCTCAAAATTGAGGAAGTAGCTTTAGTGTTAAAGGAAAATGTGAACACCACAAAGTCCCGTCTTTATGCTACCCTCAAAAAACTTCGCGTGCAAATGGAAGAACCTATGGAGGAGATCAAACATGGATGATAAGCAGCTATCCCAATTAAAGGATGAGTATCACAATACACCGGTCCCCAAGGAGTTGGAACAGGTCGTTCAGAAAGCGATAGAGGACGGTAAGAAAAAACAGCAAAGGAGTCGATTGATTATGGGTCGTAAGATTGTCGCAACGGCCGCCGCCGCCGTTATGGTTTTGATAGGAGGAATTAACGTAAGTCCCACCATGGCCAGTGTCATAGCCGATGTGCCTGGAATGAAAACTATAGTCCAAGTTCTTACTTTTAGGGATTATCAGTTTGATGATGGGTGGCACCAAGCTAATATCGAAGTCCCCGTCATTAGCGGACTGGAGGAAAGCGGACTGGGCCAGGCTTTAAACCAGAAGTATTTAGAGGAAAACAAAAAACTCTATGAGGACTTTATGGCTGATGTAGAAGAAATGAAAGCTCTGGGCGATGGACATCTGGGGGTTGACAGCGGTTATGAAATCAAGACGGATAATGAGCGTCTATTAGCCATTGGGCGTTATGTGGTCAACACTGTAGGGTCCTCCTCTACCGTTTTTAAGTATGACACCATTGACAAGGTGGATCAGGTCCTGATTACCCTGCCCAGCTTATTTAAAGATGACAGTTATGTTAAAGTGATCAGTGATTATATCGTGAATGAGATGAAAGCGAAGATGAAAGCTGACTCTAATTTAATGTACTGGGTTGTTACGGATGAGAATAAGGGCGAAGAAAACTATTTTGAGCCCTATACCCAGATTAACCCGGAGCAAAGCTTCTATATTAACTCCGATTACAAACTGGTGATTTCTTTCGACAAGTACGAAGTGGGTCCTGGGTTTATGGGAATTCAGGAGTTCGTCATTCCCACTGAGGTCATAGCTGATTTACTGGTCAGCAACGAGTATATTAAACCCTAAAAAGGGGCAGTTCAGACTGGCATTAGCGAAATGAATAGTAGAGAAAATGAGAAACTCAGCAAGTAAATCCTGCTGAGTTTCTCTTTGTTTAGGCGGTGTTATTTATAGTATAATTTATAAGGAATACGCACTGAGCCTTAAATGCATTTTAAGGGACCAGTATGTGGAGGATTGACATGATACTTCTAGAGAATGTATGTAAGGAATTTGATACAGGCTTCACATTGAAGAATATAACACTTAACATTAATCATGGTGAAAAAGTTCTTGTCTTTGGCCCTAACGGAGCAGGGAAGACGACTTTCCTCAAAATCCTGTCCTGCCTGATCACTCCATCCTCAGGAACCCTGAAAATAATGGGATACCCGCCATCCATGAGAACGAAACTATTGGGAAGTATAGGTTTTGCTCCCCAGTCAGGTCATTTATATGAATCCTTGACCATAAAACAGAATCTCGAATTTTACGGGAAAATGTACGGTATTGATAAGCCCGAGCTTGATGAGAGAATAAATTGGTTGCTGGCTCAGTTTAACTTGACCATGAAGCTGGAC
Coding sequences within it:
- a CDS encoding LolA family protein is translated as MSSDHPKDHPSPEELLDHYIDALNGNSSPEDYDITEEDKELQSLAKRVKAFDSEPSQEFMASLWQKLEPMASDSKSISKSNYRTLRFIPWAGLVASILVFLILFSPWSGSNQTIVMAMEESVKQLQNYHGVLEKVSTNEAGERQVLTRTEIWSDGEKYATKTQNGLFTVNNGEIRWSTNPAAKEISLLPIYLDPHDFDLQKEAAKALRYPHQIIGEDTITGHAATHIEIQPPGGLPYSLWIDQETHLPIQLQTAMQKSLQTTYTYVSLETNTTLTDDIFAYNPPQDYKVIDKNPDKAVASLEEALKVSGMTSAQLSETPQRIFASANRVVFDFGDTIVVQAKATTPFVPNLLAILGKAEGGPLEILPNSLRWQHDGREIFVQGERVEELAKQLSTNLNFTPQVRATPPQNMIPVEVNMEVVKNSQQQVDAGSSPWQLDPTQVAFTFVALKISPEGITGEPPLNTNALQLTDNDGKKAVIQVSDSPVKTVYLERLIRQDETGIWTVTGYVPR
- a CDS encoding RNA polymerase sigma factor; this encodes MESKTGPPPSTMESWYRETVTKLYRFIYSQLQSKEETEDITQETYLRCLKQDSGNLPPYAYLKQIARNLMTDRYRHKLVAQNHLEHLPEPEYPSPEEEWLNRSTLHELMNQLPSDYRQILEYRIIQGYSRKETATLMGRSESSIRGLQYRALQTLRSYIHSYQQKGGDL
- a CDS encoding IS110 family transposase, which translates into the protein MNFTQNEKLKQLSERSIVIGVDIASELHYARAFDWRGVELGKVFKFENSAEGFKDFYAWIEHLKRQAQKDCTVVGAEPTGHYWFGLASYLKEQSIKLVLVNPFHVKRSKELDDNHPSKTDAKDPKTIAKLVIEGRYNESYIPEGIYAELRIAMACRMRIQKEMNSIKNRVQRWLKIYFPEHETVFGKFDATSSMLVLQVAPLPRDVERLGAEGINRIWRDNKLRAVGMKRAKSLYEAAQKSIGCTEGESCSRMEIQLLLQDYHTKTAQYEAVTETIDGLCRQIPEVAKLLEIKGVGLVTVAGFLSEVGDIRRFNSPKQIQKLAGLALRESSSGKHKGQTTISKRGRARLRAILFQAVMPLVAKNAEFAEIHTYYTTRPKNPLKKKQSLIALSCKLIRVFYALLTKGIDYDPKKLIQDIHRPVEYLAA
- a CDS encoding RNA polymerase sigma factor; the protein is MFDKKELTREIESYLIANQESIYRLAYSYVKHPEDALDVVQESIIKAISSVNTLKDSHSMKSWVYRIVVNTALDFLRKQKRLVVVDSETISTYIDEPAAGCEEGSDLDLASALEKLSPAERGRIILRYYEDLKIEEVALVLKENVNTTKSRLYATLKKLRVQMEEPMEEIKHG
- a CDS encoding RsiV family protein, which codes for MDDKQLSQLKDEYHNTPVPKELEQVVQKAIEDGKKKQQRSRLIMGRKIVATAAAAVMVLIGGINVSPTMASVIADVPGMKTIVQVLTFRDYQFDDGWHQANIEVPVISGLEESGLGQALNQKYLEENKKLYEDFMADVEEMKALGDGHLGVDSGYEIKTDNERLLAIGRYVVNTVGSSSTVFKYDTIDKVDQVLITLPSLFKDDSYVKVISDYIVNEMKAKMKADSNLMYWVVTDENKGEENYFEPYTQINPEQSFYINSDYKLVISFDKYEVGPGFMGIQEFVIPTEVIADLLVSNEYIKP
- a CDS encoding ABC transporter ATP-binding protein, producing MILLENVCKEFDTGFTLKNITLNINHGEKVLVFGPNGAGKTTFLKILSCLITPSSGTLKIMGYPPSMRTKLLGSIGFAPQSGHLYESLTIKQNLEFYGKMYGIDKPELDERINWLLAQFNLTMKLDSKISQLSKGMRQRLLIIKALLHKPQLLLLDEPYSGLDLESSEYLHRFIDSVEDKTVVTATHDFNTEIKEGQRIIIFNQGAIVFDELWQDNIATFKDFYRWKVGQ